The sequence below is a genomic window from Blastopirellula retiformator.
CATCCTCTTCATCACCGCCAACGACCACATGACGGATCTGTCGCAAGGCCAAGCGGGCGAGTATCGCTTCGCGGCCATAGACAACGGCCACGCCCGGCACTTCGCCGGTCGCATCATCGAGATAATCAAAACAGTGAACGGTTTGCGACATGCCGAACAGGGGAACAGCGGCCGAAGAATCAGAACCGCTGTAGCCTACCCGGCAGCTACCGAATTGTCACGGGTAGAGACGCCTGATTGGGGGACGAGGAGACCGGCTTGATCGACCGGATCTTGCCTTGCGGCGTCAGCCCGTCGTTGGCTATCGGCCGGGTAATCTTCGCTTCGTGGCGATTTCCGGCGGCGTCAGTGGCGACCAGTTTCAGATAGATGTCGGCCGGCACATCCGGCGTAATTCGCCAGGCGAAGTGACGATCGTTCGGCAGATTCTCGGCGACCGGCTTCCAGGGCCCATTGGGCGAGCCGGCGTAGTAAATCGAAATCGGATTCTCGCTCAGCGCCCGATCGTCCGCCTCCCATTCGATATCGAGCTGACCAACCCGGGCGCCTTGGCCGTAGACGACGTTGGCGATCTTGGCGTTCGGCGGGGTCTCATCGACGACGATCCAGATATCGGCCAGCGAACCCGCTTGCGGACGCCGCCCGGTCAGGCCGTTGCCCCCTTCGACCACGACGCGAAAGCCATACGTCCCTTCTGATTGGACCTGCACTTCGATCGGGCTGGTCTGGTCCGGGTCAATGCCGCCCGGTTCCCAGCTTCGGCCGCCATCTTTGGTCAGCCAAAGTTCGACCTGGCCAATGCCCGAGGGGCCGACCGCATCGACGCTATAGTTAAGCTCGAACTTCTTGAAGTTGATGTACTCGGGCGTCACGCCAGGGGGCAAGTCGAGATTCACCTCAGGACGTTTCGGCCCAGCCACCGGCGGTTGAACGGCACTGTCGACCGGTTTCGACGCCGCGGGAGGAGTCGGCCCCGCCGAGTATTGCGAGTAGGTGGAATAACGGGAGTTGTTCGCCGCGGCCGGGGTCGACGCCGGTTGGGCCGATGGAGTCGCCATTGGCGTTCCGCTTGGCGGAGTCGCATTGTTGGCGGCGGTCGCCGATGGCGTCGCAGCCGGCGGAGCGCCAGGGACGCGGTTGTCGGCAGGCCAGGGAACCGAGGCCGGTTTCTGCGCGTCACGGCGGCGGAACGGATCTTGCGGACCGCCGGCATTGGGAGCCCCGCGATAGATGTCGCCATCGGGCACGGGACGTTGTGAGTTGACGCTCCCCCATTGCGGACGCGTCGCGACCAGCGGAACGGTCGTCGTCTGCTGAGCGCTGGCGACATTGCCGGCCCGGTCGTGCGCCTCGAAACGAACCAGCATGTATCGCGTGGTCGCATGCGGCGCCCAACGCGTTTCGCCGGCGATGACGTTGTTCT
It includes:
- a CDS encoding YML083C domain-containing protein, giving the protein MTTIIRYLSLGLVGLLGCPLGLFAQQARPTGPSALEVMETRQREFAIPFQVKQDGPNPPVEVHLMVSNDQGINWSQYRAESPAANRFVFQTNNDGEYWFSVRTMTRDGKLSVSEQKPELKVRVDTELPTVKLELNPLPSGEIIARWMVSDALVDPEHIYLSYQTAPDAPFTNVTVDATKAYNENNVIAGETRWAPHATTRYMLVRFEAHDRAGNVASAQQTTTVPLVATRPQWGSVNSQRPVPDGDIYRGAPNAGGPQDPFRRRDAQKPASVPWPADNRVPGAPPAATPSATAANNATPPSGTPMATPSAQPASTPAAANNSRYSTYSQYSAGPTPPAASKPVDSAVQPPVAGPKRPEVNLDLPPGVTPEYINFKKFELNYSVDAVGPSGIGQVELWLTKDGGRSWEPGGIDPDQTSPIEVQVQSEGTYGFRVVVEGGNGLTGRRPQAGSLADIWIVVDETPPNAKIANVVYGQGARVGQLDIEWEADDRALSENPISIYYAGSPNGPWKPVAENLPNDRHFAWRITPDVPADIYLKLVATDAAGNRHEAKITRPIANDGLTPQGKIRSIKPVSSSPNQASLPVTIR